In Roseofilum casamattae BLCC-M143, the following proteins share a genomic window:
- a CDS encoding ABC transporter permease, which produces MRKFWQTYGLIFPQTSIFLLFLVLPMVAIAVVSFWEFNGYAMTPAFTLENYRSILSSQVTLGTYLNTFKYVGWVWFICMAIAFPVAYFLSFCIQSNSVRILLFLVCTIPFWTSNIIRSISWIPLLGREGLVNQLLLNLHLVREPVEWLLYSDFAIVLGMVHLYNIFAIAPIFNSMIRIDRDLITAASDLGASGFAILKEIILPLTAPGIAIGSIFVVTLTMGEYVTVRLMGGGQAASIGKLINTQIGSLQYPLAAANATILLVITLTMVVSILRAVDIRKEL; this is translated from the coding sequence ATCCGGAAATTTTGGCAAACTTATGGGTTGATTTTCCCGCAAACATCGATATTTCTGCTGTTTTTAGTATTGCCGATGGTTGCGATCGCAGTGGTGAGTTTTTGGGAGTTTAATGGCTATGCCATGACCCCAGCGTTTACCCTGGAGAATTATCGCAGTATTTTGAGTTCTCAGGTTACTCTAGGGACTTATCTCAATACATTTAAGTATGTGGGTTGGGTCTGGTTCATTTGTATGGCGATCGCATTTCCAGTCGCTTACTTTCTCAGCTTTTGTATCCAGAGCAATAGCGTGCGAATCCTGTTGTTTTTGGTCTGCACGATTCCCTTTTGGACCTCGAATATTATTCGCTCAATTTCTTGGATTCCTCTGTTAGGACGAGAAGGATTAGTCAATCAACTCTTGCTGAATTTACATCTGGTTCGAGAACCGGTGGAATGGTTGCTTTATTCCGATTTTGCCATCGTGCTCGGTATGGTTCATTTATATAATATTTTTGCGATCGCCCCCATTTTTAATAGCATGATTCGCATCGATCGCGACTTAATTACGGCTGCCTCCGATTTGGGAGCATCGGGATTTGCAATCTTGAAAGAAATTATCTTACCGCTAACAGCTCCGGGAATTGCGATCGGCTCCATTTTTGTGGTTACCTTGACCATGGGAGAATACGTTACCGTCCGCCTGATGGGAGGAGGACAAGCCGCTTCTATTGGTAAACTGATTAACACTCAAATTGGGAGTTTGCAATATCCTCTAGCCGCTGCCAATGCCACGATTTTATTGGTCATTACTCTAACAATGGTCGTTAGTATTTTGCGCGCGGTTGATATTCGGAAAGAACTTTGA
- a CDS encoding S8 family serine peptidase codes for MSVFKVIFRQDRSRFCEPRQSQTFILEPILTPSAIVEPLEESLEIESDETQEIVESAFSAESEELTVVDTEPTEVEISGEELETIPFIDRIEEVEEEEALSFFSPESGNLEQYFVSEAELNTVKQETYIEDFDATDRADNGEENLSLEVAEPSLSATTQGTFSSGRFVVGETGEVGIDYLFDGGKYKGELAIFSLEGMDEYDPDTDEFMAEAARRSQSDSELGHIVIRDRQEGARFSGELGERDYNSGTYEGVKTFTMRSGDSFAMMFVPKGQIETVADNPGGVSGARRPVFSLATTNTDDYFQLRQLVDVAGDGNTFAFEDIHVNEGSDSDYNDFIFRVEGAVGNALDIDDAIDPELDWRDSELGQELIEYARSASEEPSPEPEPEEPVAEEPSPEPEPEEPVAEEPPTEPEPEEPVAEEPPTEPEPEEPVAEEPPTEPEPEEPVAEEPSPEPEPEEPVAEEPPTEPEPEEPVAEEPSPEPEPEEPVAEEPSPEPEPEEPVAEEPSPEPEPEEPVAEEPPTEPEPEEPVAEEPPTEPEPEEPVAEEPSPEPEPEEPVAESSINLEQRPEGVDPLDYSDPNFNPNDPEVVKLLNSYQWHLRSDENPDADANISRVIEEQNITGKGVVIGIIDNGFEVDDPEKNLVGHPDLAANYRADLSYDFDENDAIPSRVLTSQLIYQEELRSLDNGFGDFLLYPTHSGVIQKAILNLDIDYESVEDLNIKLHWLDGFEQHTIPLTEVTDGRYSLDLTSEELDLGLQGKPGNTPWYLEIIDPNFTPGKTGEVVEFSIDLETLHAHGTGVAGITSAEDNQSGVRGVAPDSQWAGLRVGGDGTTDEEITRALSHQSDEIDIYNSSWGFSFFNSPFPLALSAVESGARDGRNGLGNIYVFAGGNNGAIGGNANYNSFANSRHTIAVGAIDSEGKQAFYSSPGAPLLVSAYSDNGTPENYVGITTTGPYSDDGDDSNDYFPGTFGGTSAATPIVSGIVALMLEANPNLTARDVQHILVKSAQKNDPTNDDWTQNGAGHWVNHNYGFGAVDAEAAVNLAKTWTTVAEEVQISETKNVNKRLKDKKKLKSKIKLKDDNAIALEWVEIELNADHQYKGDLEIVLEHIYRDESGKKQVSQSILSEQHFNPQYQFDDNSHTWKFTSARHWDEPSGGQWKLTVRDKKTGNDSPDNYWHDWTLNLYGTQ; via the coding sequence ATGAGTGTATTTAAAGTCATATTCAGGCAAGATAGGTCACGATTTTGTGAGCCAAGACAATCCCAAACATTTATTCTCGAGCCTATCCTGACTCCTTCTGCGATCGTTGAGCCTCTCGAGGAGTCTCTGGAGATTGAGAGCGATGAAACTCAAGAGATTGTAGAGAGCGCATTTTCAGCAGAATCAGAAGAGTTAACTGTTGTAGATACAGAACCAACAGAAGTCGAAATCTCGGGAGAGGAATTAGAGACCATTCCATTTATCGATCGCATTGAAGAAGTCGAAGAAGAGGAAGCATTATCGTTCTTTTCTCCAGAATCTGGAAATCTGGAGCAATATTTTGTGAGTGAAGCAGAGTTAAATACAGTAAAGCAAGAGACTTATATAGAAGACTTTGATGCCACTGATAGAGCAGATAATGGAGAAGAAAATTTGTCACTAGAAGTCGCAGAGCCATCGCTCTCTGCAACAACTCAGGGAACGTTTAGCTCCGGTCGCTTTGTGGTTGGAGAGACAGGAGAAGTTGGAATTGACTACCTATTTGATGGCGGAAAGTATAAAGGAGAACTAGCCATATTTAGTTTAGAGGGCATGGACGAGTATGACCCGGATACAGACGAATTTATGGCCGAAGCCGCTCGGCGATCGCAAAGTGACTCAGAACTCGGACATATCGTCATTCGCGATCGGCAAGAAGGTGCCCGATTTAGTGGAGAACTTGGAGAGAGAGACTATAACTCTGGAACGTATGAAGGAGTAAAAACCTTTACCATGCGTTCGGGCGATAGTTTTGCCATGATGTTCGTGCCGAAAGGACAAATCGAAACAGTTGCCGATAATCCTGGAGGAGTTTCCGGAGCGCGGCGTCCCGTCTTTTCCCTCGCCACCACCAACACCGATGATTATTTCCAGCTCAGACAGTTGGTAGATGTTGCCGGAGACGGTAATACATTTGCCTTTGAAGACATCCATGTCAATGAAGGTAGTGACAGCGACTACAATGACTTCATTTTCCGAGTGGAAGGGGCAGTTGGTAATGCTTTGGATATTGATGATGCGATCGATCCGGAACTGGATTGGCGTGACTCTGAATTAGGTCAAGAATTAATTGAATACGCTCGCTCTGCTTCTGAAGAACCCTCTCCCGAGCCGGAGCCGGAAGAGCCGGTAGCTGAAGAACCCTCTCCCGAGCCAGAGCCGGAAGAGCCAGTCGCTGAAGAACCTCCCACCGAGCCAGAGCCGGAAGAGCCGGTAGCTGAAGAACCTCCCACCGAGCCGGAGCCAGAAGAGCCGGTAGCTGAAGAACCTCCCACCGAGCCGGAGCCGGAAGAGCCAGTCGCTGAAGAACCCTCTCCCGAGCCGGAGCCAGAAGAACCAGTCGCTGAAGAACCTCCCACCGAGCCAGAGCCGGAAGAGCCAGTCGCTGAAGAACCCTCTCCCGAGCCAGAGCCGGAAGAGCCAGTCGCTGAAGAACCCTCTCCCGAGCCAGAGCCGGAAGAGCCAGTCGCTGAAGAACCCTCTCCCGAGCCAGAGCCGGAAGAGCCAGTCGCTGAAGAACCTCCCACCGAGCCGGAGCCGGAAGAGCCGGTAGCTGAAGAACCTCCCACCGAGCCGGAGCCGGAAGAGCCGGTAGCTGAAGAACCCTCTCCCGAGCCAGAGCCGGAAGAGCCGGTAGCTGAATCATCCATAAATTTAGAACAGCGCCCTGAAGGAGTCGATCCCCTAGACTATTCCGATCCAAACTTTAATCCAAATGACCCCGAGGTCGTTAAGTTACTCAACAGCTATCAATGGCACTTGCGCAGCGATGAAAATCCCGATGCCGATGCCAATATCTCGCGGGTTATTGAAGAGCAAAACATTACTGGAAAAGGCGTCGTTATCGGCATTATTGACAATGGATTTGAAGTTGACGATCCTGAGAAAAATCTCGTCGGGCATCCCGATTTAGCGGCGAATTATCGAGCTGACTTAAGTTATGACTTTGATGAAAATGACGCTATTCCTTCGAGAGTATTAACCTCTCAATTGATTTATCAAGAAGAGTTGCGCTCCCTTGACAATGGATTTGGCGACTTTCTCTTATATCCCACCCATAGTGGAGTAATTCAAAAGGCTATCTTAAATCTCGATATCGACTATGAATCTGTCGAAGATCTAAACATTAAATTGCATTGGCTCGATGGTTTCGAGCAACATACAATTCCGCTGACCGAGGTTACAGACGGTCGCTATTCCTTAGACTTAACCTCAGAAGAACTGGACTTAGGTCTGCAAGGAAAACCAGGAAATACGCCCTGGTATTTAGAAATTATCGATCCGAACTTTACTCCCGGAAAAACAGGAGAAGTAGTTGAGTTCTCCATCGATCTAGAAACCCTTCACGCTCATGGAACTGGGGTTGCCGGAATTACTAGCGCTGAGGATAATCAATCGGGAGTTCGCGGGGTTGCGCCAGACTCTCAGTGGGCGGGATTGCGAGTGGGTGGAGATGGGACTACTGATGAAGAAATTACCCGTGCTTTATCGCATCAATCCGATGAGATTGATATCTATAACAGCAGTTGGGGATTTAGCTTTTTCAATTCGCCATTTCCCTTAGCATTATCTGCCGTAGAAAGTGGCGCTCGCGACGGTCGAAATGGCTTGGGAAATATCTATGTATTTGCCGGAGGGAATAATGGCGCTATTGGTGGGAACGCCAATTATAACAGCTTTGCTAACTCGCGCCATACCATTGCTGTCGGTGCGATCGATAGTGAAGGAAAACAAGCCTTTTACAGTTCGCCCGGCGCTCCATTATTAGTATCTGCTTATTCCGATAATGGCACTCCCGAAAATTATGTCGGCATCACCACAACCGGTCCCTATAGCGATGACGGAGACGACAGCAATGACTATTTTCCCGGAACGTTTGGAGGAACTTCTGCGGCGACTCCTATTGTTTCTGGCATTGTCGCTTTAATGCTCGAAGCTAATCCAAATTTAACCGCGCGAGATGTCCAGCATATTTTAGTCAAAAGCGCGCAGAAAAATGACCCGACTAATGATGATTGGACGCAGAATGGGGCGGGGCATTGGGTGAACCATAACTATGGGTTTGGTGCGGTGGATGCAGAAGCGGCAGTTAACCTGGCGAAAACCTGGACAACAGTGGCTGAAGAAGTCCAGATTTCGGAAACCAAAAATGTGAATAAACGGCTGAAAGACAAGAAAAAATTGAAATCCAAAATTAAGTTGAAAGACGATAATGCGATCGCCCTCGAGTGGGTAGAGATTGAGTTGAATGCCGACCATCAGTACAAAGGAGATTTGGAAATTGTTTTAGAGCATATCTACAGGGATGAATCTGGTAAAAAGCAAGTCAGCCAATCGATTTTGTCAGAGCAACATTTTAATCCACAATATCAATTTGACGATAACTCCCACACTTGGAAATTTACGTCTGCTCGCCATTGGGACGAACCTTCAGGCGGGCAGTGGAAATTGACAGTGAGAGACAAAAAGACAGGGAATGATTCTCCGGACAATTACTGGCATGATTGGACGTTAAATCTTTACGGAACTCAATAG
- a CDS encoding ABC transporter ATP-binding protein yields MSSPTESSMTAVPATEPRELSVAKAAGVAMRSVTKQYGSVKAIANMTLDIAAGTYCCLLGPSGCGKTTALRTIAGHETVSSGDIYIGDRRVTHLSPAKRDTAMMFQNYALFPHKTIWQNIEFGLRMKKIDKVERDRRVGEMLELVRLSHASDRHPHMLSGGQQQRIALARALVNRPKVLLLDEPLSALDENLRVQMRGELRSIQRQFGLTFIQVTHHVEEAFSLSDRIVVMDGGQIDQIATPTELFNRPACKFVAQFLGEHNIFTGKVLQVTAATDRPDLNGQDLIELAVDGIGSLFCYGIGLAPGTEAACSVRPDLIALEPTVAAGSVDSTSIPTNQVIARIVDVELTGYVTRVSLIVEATGQSLLYKVRTTDWQTSPQSESDRVILHWSALDCVFLPH; encoded by the coding sequence ATGTCTTCTCCTACTGAATCTTCCATGACCGCCGTTCCAGCAACCGAGCCAAGAGAACTCTCGGTTGCTAAAGCAGCCGGAGTTGCCATGCGCTCGGTCACTAAGCAATATGGCTCTGTAAAAGCGATCGCTAATATGACCCTAGATATCGCTGCCGGAACCTATTGTTGCTTGCTCGGTCCGAGTGGATGCGGTAAAACTACAGCTCTACGCACCATCGCCGGTCATGAAACCGTAAGCTCAGGCGACATTTATATTGGCGATCGCCGCGTGACTCACCTCAGTCCGGCGAAACGGGATACTGCCATGATGTTCCAGAATTATGCCCTGTTTCCGCACAAAACCATCTGGCAAAACATCGAGTTTGGCCTGCGAATGAAAAAAATCGATAAAGTCGAGCGCGATCGGCGAGTGGGGGAAATGTTAGAGTTAGTTAGGCTCAGCCACGCGAGCGATCGCCATCCACACATGCTCAGCGGCGGCCAGCAACAGCGCATTGCCCTAGCGCGCGCCCTAGTTAACCGTCCGAAAGTCCTTCTCCTCGACGAACCCTTAAGCGCTCTGGATGAAAACTTGCGGGTGCAAATGCGCGGCGAACTCAGAAGCATACAACGACAATTTGGGTTAACGTTTATTCAAGTCACCCATCACGTTGAAGAAGCCTTTTCTCTCTCCGATCGCATTGTAGTTATGGATGGCGGTCAGATCGATCAAATTGCCACGCCCACCGAACTCTTCAATCGACCTGCCTGCAAGTTTGTCGCCCAATTTCTGGGAGAACATAACATTTTTACCGGAAAAGTACTCCAAGTAACAGCAGCTACAGACCGGCCGGATTTAAATGGACAAGACTTAATTGAATTAGCCGTCGATGGTATTGGCTCTCTCTTTTGTTACGGCATAGGACTTGCACCGGGAACCGAAGCCGCCTGTTCCGTTCGACCCGATTTAATCGCTCTCGAACCAACGGTTGCCGCTGGTTCTGTCGATTCTACATCGATTCCTACGAATCAAGTTATTGCCCGTATTGTCGATGTCGAACTAACTGGTTATGTAACTCGCGTTTCCTTAATCGTCGAAGCAACCGGTCAGTCCTTATTGTACAAAGTCCGGACGACAGATTGGCAAACCTCTCCCCAGTCCGAGAGCGATCGCGTTATCCTGCATTGGTCGGCTCTTGATTGCGTCTTCTTACCCCATTAA
- the rppA gene encoding two-component system response regulator RppA produces the protein MKILLVDDEVALTHSLSQILRQEGYEVDVATDGQTGAELATSGRYDLLILDWMLPDKSGLEICQMMRARDSTTPVLFLTAKDTLDDRVMGLDSGADDYAIKPFELREFLARVRALLRRFSAFNRSALQVEDLSLDLENQSCDRNGRFIALSEKECELLAYFMHHRGQLLTHEQLHHALWPERKPPNSNVLAAQIRLLRRKIEAPGEPSLIHTVYGKGYRFN, from the coding sequence ATGAAAATTTTACTCGTTGATGATGAAGTAGCTTTGACCCATTCATTAAGTCAAATTCTCAGGCAAGAAGGCTATGAGGTGGACGTTGCCACTGACGGTCAAACGGGAGCGGAGTTAGCCACAAGTGGACGTTACGATCTGTTGATTTTAGATTGGATGCTACCTGATAAGTCCGGTTTAGAAATTTGTCAGATGATGCGCGCTCGAGATTCGACAACTCCGGTCTTATTCTTAACTGCAAAAGATACGTTAGATGACCGAGTTATGGGTTTAGATAGCGGTGCCGATGATTATGCAATCAAGCCATTTGAACTGAGGGAATTTTTAGCCAGAGTTCGTGCTTTGTTACGTCGATTTTCTGCGTTCAATCGCTCTGCTTTACAAGTGGAAGATTTAAGTTTAGATCTAGAAAATCAATCTTGCGATCGCAACGGACGCTTTATTGCATTGTCAGAAAAAGAATGCGAGCTACTGGCTTACTTCATGCACCATCGCGGACAACTGTTAACCCACGAGCAATTACATCATGCTCTGTGGCCGGAACGCAAGCCTCCCAATAGTAATGTTTTAGCCGCTCAAATTCGCTTGCTCCGACGCAAAATAGAAGCACCAGGAGAGCCATCTTTAATTCATACAGTTTATGGAAAAGGTTATCGGTTTAATTAA
- a CDS encoding ABC transporter substrate-binding protein, with protein sequence MTKFNRRQLMRIGLAAGAAIAATRCSPNQAPSGTPNNPASGPEVNTNSIKDVTLRFIGTGVSQINEIRDKAREDLGFNIEVRALSTEENNQIAIAQPGQYDMFDGEYMSLPLVIPSGNLQPIDVSRIKDFDKISSFFTTGKFDGLPVEQAQGTAPIKVMYLKDQESSEFSPTPTNWATLIPFQYNADTLGYRPDLVGRTIESWADLFDPEFQGKTSILDIPSIGIMDAAMVVEAAGLMSFGDKGNMTKAEIDQITDILIEQKRAGQFRAFWKTFDESVNLMTSGEVILQSMWSPAVTAVKAQGIDCIYAPLKEGYRAWGGGIGLSRNLEGPKLDAAYAYLDWLLEGWVGAFLGRQGYYSAVPENAKAYMSPEEWDFWYEGKPAAVDMVDPFGTTLEKAGAVRDGGSFKERMGNVVVWNSTMDEQVYLVQKWNEFIAS encoded by the coding sequence ATGACCAAATTCAACCGCCGTCAACTCATGCGCATTGGTTTAGCTGCTGGAGCTGCGATCGCCGCCACCCGATGCAGCCCCAACCAAGCCCCATCGGGTACGCCCAACAATCCCGCTTCCGGCCCTGAAGTCAATACCAATAGTATCAAAGATGTCACCTTACGCTTCATCGGTACTGGAGTCTCCCAAATCAACGAAATTCGCGACAAAGCACGAGAAGACTTAGGCTTTAATATTGAAGTGCGTGCCCTCAGTACGGAAGAAAATAACCAAATTGCGATCGCTCAACCCGGTCAGTACGATATGTTTGATGGGGAATACATGAGCTTGCCCCTCGTCATTCCCTCCGGAAACTTGCAACCGATTGATGTTAGCCGCATCAAAGATTTTGACAAAATTAGTTCCTTCTTCACCACCGGTAAATTTGACGGACTTCCTGTCGAACAAGCCCAGGGAACTGCTCCAATTAAGGTCATGTACCTGAAAGACCAAGAGTCGTCCGAATTTTCCCCAACACCGACCAACTGGGCAACCCTCATTCCCTTCCAGTACAATGCCGATACTTTAGGCTATCGTCCCGATCTCGTCGGTCGCACCATTGAAAGTTGGGCCGATTTATTCGACCCGGAATTTCAAGGCAAAACCTCTATTCTCGATATTCCCTCCATTGGTATTATGGATGCGGCTATGGTCGTGGAAGCCGCTGGATTAATGAGCTTTGGCGATAAGGGCAATATGACAAAAGCCGAAATCGACCAAATTACCGATATCTTAATCGAGCAAAAACGAGCCGGACAATTCCGTGCCTTTTGGAAAACCTTCGATGAATCGGTCAATTTGATGACTTCAGGGGAGGTAATTTTACAGTCCATGTGGTCTCCTGCGGTAACTGCAGTGAAAGCGCAAGGTATTGACTGTATCTATGCACCGCTGAAAGAAGGCTATCGCGCTTGGGGAGGCGGCATCGGTCTCTCGCGCAATTTAGAAGGTCCGAAATTAGATGCGGCTTATGCCTATTTAGATTGGCTGCTTGAAGGCTGGGTAGGCGCCTTTTTGGGCCGCCAGGGTTACTACAGTGCCGTCCCGGAAAATGCGAAAGCGTATATGTCCCCAGAAGAATGGGATTTTTGGTATGAAGGAAAACCCGCAGCGGTGGATATGGTCGATCCCTTTGGCACGACGTTGGAGAAAGCGGGTGCGGTTCGCGATGGCGGTTCGTTTAAAGAGCGCATGGGTAATGTGGTCGTCTGGAATTCAACCATGGACGAACAAGTTTATTTGGTGCAAAAATGGAATGAGTTTATTGCGTCTTAA
- a CDS encoding bifunctional serine/threonine-protein kinase/formylglycine-generating enzyme family protein encodes MGQVLASRYQIKRELGHGGFGKTFLARDRYLPGSPLCVVKQLKPQFSDRQGLKIAKRLFQAEAETLQILGKHPQIPQLLAYFNQEGEFYLVQEYIEGRDLSSEIQLDRKWSPAETIQLLLDILIPLEFVHQNQVIHRDIKPSNLIRRKSDRSIVLIDFGAVKQEFSELTKLNQTVLTVRIGTEGYMPGEQAVGRPKQASDIYALGNIAIEALTGRVASLLPRDPKTDEILWHSFAPNIDREFREVLDTMVRRDFLYRYASASDALKALRKLQLSGKTPVLTGPLQPSVETGDYSTTGTPAASSTLTSSRHANSSASNSFFRFAVVTVNRRGTIIDRQNQEAQYIRENLGEGIVLDMVFIPGGTFLMGTPDNEQGRYANEGPQHSVSISPFYTSKYPVTQAQWQQIASLAPINRNLDPNPSSFKGKNLPVEQVSWYDCEEFCARLARLTQTFYRLPSEAEWEYACRARTTTPFHFGQTLTAELANYYDKTIDTDSLMGSYHRQTAPVGRCLPNRFGLYDMHGNVWEWCADHWHDNYEGAPTDGSIWESDDESSARLLRGGSWYFSPDFCRSGLRLRNAPNYSDFNVGFRVVYSARPASDTMDTSPATRIQLE; translated from the coding sequence ATGGGACAAGTGCTTGCCAGTCGCTACCAAATCAAACGGGAACTCGGCCATGGAGGGTTTGGCAAAACCTTCCTCGCCAGAGATCGCTATCTTCCCGGATCTCCTTTGTGCGTTGTGAAACAACTGAAACCGCAATTTAGCGATCGCCAAGGACTCAAAATTGCCAAGCGCCTCTTCCAAGCTGAAGCCGAGACGTTGCAAATCTTGGGCAAACACCCCCAAATTCCGCAGCTACTGGCCTACTTCAACCAGGAAGGTGAATTTTATCTGGTGCAAGAATATATCGAAGGTCGCGACTTGAGCAGCGAGATCCAACTCGATCGCAAATGGTCGCCCGCAGAAACCATCCAGCTCTTGCTCGATATTCTCATTCCTCTCGAGTTCGTCCATCAAAATCAAGTCATTCACCGAGACATCAAACCATCTAATCTGATTCGGCGCAAAAGCGATCGCAGCATCGTTCTGATCGACTTTGGTGCCGTCAAGCAAGAATTCTCGGAGTTAACCAAACTCAACCAAACCGTACTCACCGTTCGCATCGGCACTGAAGGCTATATGCCCGGCGAACAAGCCGTCGGCCGGCCCAAACAAGCCAGCGATATCTATGCTCTGGGAAACATTGCCATTGAAGCCCTCACCGGCCGAGTGGCCAGCCTCCTCCCCAGAGACCCAAAAACCGATGAAATTCTCTGGCACTCCTTTGCCCCAAACATCGATCGAGAGTTCCGCGAGGTGCTAGACACCATGGTACGTCGGGACTTTCTCTATCGCTATGCCTCTGCCAGCGATGCCCTAAAAGCCCTGAGAAAATTGCAACTCTCTGGCAAAACCCCAGTGCTTACCGGCCCGTTGCAACCATCAGTTGAGACCGGAGATTACTCCACAACCGGAACTCCCGCTGCCTCCTCTACCCTCACCTCTTCCCGACACGCCAACTCTTCTGCCTCCAATAGTTTCTTTCGCTTTGCCGTCGTCACCGTCAACCGTCGCGGAACCATTATTGACCGCCAAAACCAGGAAGCCCAATATATCCGAGAAAATCTCGGTGAAGGTATTGTTCTCGATATGGTCTTTATTCCTGGAGGAACCTTTTTGATGGGAACTCCAGACAACGAACAAGGACGATATGCAAACGAAGGGCCGCAACACTCGGTCAGCATTTCCCCCTTCTACACGAGCAAATATCCAGTCACCCAAGCTCAGTGGCAGCAAATTGCCTCCCTCGCTCCCATTAATCGCAACCTCGATCCCAATCCATCCTCATTTAAAGGAAAAAACTTACCCGTCGAACAAGTCTCCTGGTACGACTGCGAAGAATTTTGTGCCCGGCTCGCTCGTTTGACGCAAACTTTCTACCGCTTACCCTCAGAAGCGGAATGGGAATATGCCTGTCGCGCTCGCACCACCACTCCTTTCCATTTTGGGCAAACTCTGACGGCAGAACTTGCAAACTACTACGATAAAACGATTGATACGGATTCGCTCATGGGAAGTTATCATCGCCAAACGGCTCCAGTCGGCCGGTGTTTGCCCAATCGCTTTGGCTTATACGATATGCATGGCAATGTTTGGGAATGGTGCGCCGACCATTGGCACGATAACTACGAGGGAGCGCCAACGGATGGCAGCATTTGGGAGTCGGACGATGAAAGTTCGGCACGGCTGCTTCGCGGTGGGTCTTGGTATTTTAGTCCGGACTTTTGTCGTTCCGGACTGCGGTTGCGCAATGCCCCGAATTACTCGGATTTTAATGTGGGATTTCGGGTCGTTTATTCGGCTCGACCTGCAAGCGATACTATGGATACGAGTCCTGCTACTCGAATTCAGCTCGAGTGA
- a CDS encoding metallophosphoesterase yields the protein MHRLLSGPLTVERLTVEVANLPSELRGITITQLSDLHYDGVKLSDRLLTEAIATSNALKPDLVVLTGDFVTFASDPIQELVQHLKTLEATRGVYAVLGNHDCYYPKVRLKISKALQQVGIPVLWNDICYPFGEGLAVVGLPDFWSPEFNPASVFNTLDPKLPRLVLSHQPDSAEVLQQWRVDLQLSGHTHGGQIVIPNLGPIIAYQERAIQVTPQWIRQWIPFMRKRCDRVVKHWEWYQGFYQLNANRLYVNRGLGTYLPGRLFCSPELTEITLV from the coding sequence ATGCACCGACTCTTATCGGGACCGTTAACTGTAGAGCGTTTAACCGTGGAAGTAGCTAATCTTCCCTCAGAACTACGCGGAATAACCATTACGCAGTTATCCGATTTGCACTATGATGGCGTTAAGCTTTCCGATCGATTGCTGACCGAAGCGATCGCAACAAGTAACGCTCTCAAACCCGATCTGGTCGTGTTAACGGGAGATTTTGTCACCTTCGCTAGCGATCCAATTCAGGAGTTAGTGCAACATCTGAAAACTCTGGAAGCAACACGAGGCGTCTATGCGGTCTTAGGCAATCATGACTGTTATTATCCTAAAGTAAGATTAAAAATATCAAAAGCGCTTCAGCAAGTGGGAATTCCCGTCTTGTGGAATGATATTTGTTATCCTTTCGGAGAAGGATTAGCCGTGGTTGGACTTCCGGATTTTTGGTCTCCCGAATTTAATCCGGCATCAGTATTCAATACTCTCGATCCGAAATTACCTCGTCTCGTTCTTTCCCATCAACCGGATAGTGCGGAAGTGTTGCAACAATGGCGAGTAGATTTGCAATTATCCGGCCATACTCATGGGGGACAAATTGTTATTCCTAATTTAGGGCCGATTATTGCTTATCAAGAACGAGCCATTCAGGTAACTCCACAGTGGATACGGCAGTGGATACCCTTCATGAGAAAACGATGCGATCGCGTGGTTAAACATTGGGAATGGTACCAAGGATTTTATCAACTGAACGCTAATCGGTTGTATGTCAATCGCGGCTTAGGAACCTATCTACCCGGACGATTATTTTGCTCTCCCGAGCTAACGGAAATCACCTTAGTTTAA